Proteins co-encoded in one Cytophaga hutchinsonii ATCC 33406 genomic window:
- the leuC gene encoding 3-isopropylmalate dehydratase large subunit, with translation MGKTLFEKVWNAHVVTEVKDGPSILYIDKQLIHEVTSPQAFAGIEKRGIGVFRPERTLATPDHNVPTKGQNLPIVEDLSRFQVDKLTENCNKFGVTLYGLGHASQGVVHVVGPETGTTLPGMTIVCGDSHTSTHGAFGSIAFGIGTSEVEQVLATQCLMQTKAKTLKIEINGKLAKGVTAKDVILYVIAQISAAGGTGYFVEYCGSAITSLSMEARMTICNMSIEMGARGGMIAPDETTFNYIKGREFAPKGAKWDEAVAYWKTLYSDSDAVFDKTLKYDAADIGPMITYGTNPGMGISVNKNIPSLDSIEESNKVTFNKALDYMGFHAGDSLIGKQVNWVFLGSCTNGRIEDLRQFAEFVKGKQKAANINALIVPGSKQVEKQAIAEGIDKVLAEAGFELREPGCSACLAMNEDKVPKGEYCVSTSNRNFEGRQGPGARTLLVSPLTAAAIAVSGKIVDVREMLN, from the coding sequence ATGGGAAAGACCTTATTCGAAAAAGTTTGGAATGCACACGTAGTAACAGAGGTTAAAGATGGTCCAAGTATTTTGTACATCGACAAACAATTGATTCACGAAGTAACAAGCCCGCAAGCATTTGCAGGGATTGAAAAAAGAGGTATTGGTGTTTTCCGTCCGGAAAGAACATTAGCCACTCCGGATCATAACGTTCCTACTAAGGGACAGAATTTGCCGATTGTTGAAGATCTGTCACGTTTTCAGGTTGATAAATTAACAGAGAACTGCAACAAATTCGGTGTTACACTTTATGGCTTAGGGCACGCATCTCAAGGTGTTGTACACGTAGTAGGGCCTGAAACAGGAACTACACTTCCGGGTATGACAATCGTTTGTGGTGATTCACACACATCTACACACGGTGCATTTGGTTCAATCGCATTCGGTATCGGTACTTCTGAAGTTGAGCAGGTATTGGCTACACAGTGTCTGATGCAGACAAAAGCAAAAACATTAAAAATTGAGATCAACGGTAAACTTGCGAAAGGTGTAACCGCGAAAGATGTTATTCTTTATGTGATCGCTCAGATCTCTGCAGCAGGTGGCACAGGTTATTTCGTTGAATACTGTGGTTCTGCAATCACGTCGCTTTCTATGGAAGCACGTATGACGATCTGCAACATGAGTATCGAAATGGGTGCACGCGGCGGCATGATTGCTCCGGATGAAACGACATTCAACTACATCAAAGGACGTGAGTTCGCTCCTAAAGGTGCTAAGTGGGATGAAGCAGTTGCATACTGGAAAACATTGTATTCAGATTCAGATGCTGTATTCGATAAAACATTGAAATACGATGCAGCGGATATCGGACCGATGATCACATACGGAACGAATCCGGGTATGGGTATCAGTGTAAATAAAAACATTCCTTCTCTTGATTCTATTGAAGAAAGCAATAAAGTAACATTCAACAAAGCACTTGACTACATGGGCTTCCATGCTGGTGACTCGTTGATTGGCAAACAAGTAAACTGGGTATTCTTAGGCAGCTGTACAAACGGTCGTATCGAAGATTTAAGACAGTTTGCTGAATTTGTAAAAGGCAAACAAAAAGCTGCAAACATCAATGCATTGATCGTGCCGGGTTCCAAGCAGGTTGAAAAACAAGCCATCGCGGAAGGTATTGATAAAGTATTGGCTGAAGCAGGTTTTGAATTAAGAGAGCCGGGCTGTTCTGCCTGTCTTGCAATGAATGAAGACAAAGTTCCTAAAGGTGAATATTGTGTATCTACATCAAACCGTAACTTCGAAGGCCGTCAGGGTCCCGGAGCCCGTACGTTGCTTGTAAGTCCGTTGACTGCAGCAGCAATCGCGGTAAGCGGCAAAATTGTTGATGTACGTGAAATGTTGAACTAA
- a CDS encoding OmpA family protein — translation MRIFLIFFLFTVHVCHAQQEVRWACKVIETDETYRGKWFSPEHVLGVPNVYPGFAGRESGYAWIAGYNEKGYIEYDTYVKVGFCDPIIAKQIVVVESCNPGAITSITVIEASGNTSRVYNKKAETCAEKSRVLSIPLKRIKTPVVALLITTSGKGSKGWNYIDAIGVASTEEPVDVSINLSKDVALIGNSTPLGDEINTKYTESYPIISSDGEILYFARLGDPKNIGNPEKTDIWYSNRTADGKWSHAQNIGKPLNNEGHNFVSSMTPDVNTLLIANTYKPDGSSLGDGVSVTNHTSSGWELPTQVNLKEFENLNQYTSYFLAADGKTMLMGIQMKDSYGDLDLYVSFRNADKSWTKPMNLGRTVNTFQSEATPFLASDGKTLYFGSTGHMGYGGYDIFMSKRLDDTWKNWSKPINLGPKINTDAGELGFSVPASGDVAYTYAWRNEVYHSDIYVVALSPSVKPEPVTIISGRVLDAKTGKPLGAKIEYDILATGVNTGIANSNPTTGSYKIVLPGGNTYGYRAQVPGYFSVNENITIDAKSTYTEIKVDLLLVPIESGQKVELKNVFFHQSTPNLIETSYPELDRMVEVLKTNPTVRIELDGHTDNQGDAALNLALSEKRVETVKAYLVSKGIDNKRITTRAFGGTKPIAPNNTEENRKKNRRVEIIIL, via the coding sequence ATGAGAATTTTTTTAATCTTCTTTTTATTTACCGTGCATGTGTGTCACGCACAGCAGGAAGTACGCTGGGCATGCAAAGTTATTGAAACAGACGAGACGTACAGAGGTAAATGGTTTTCACCGGAGCATGTCTTAGGTGTGCCGAATGTCTATCCGGGTTTTGCCGGAAGGGAAAGCGGTTATGCATGGATTGCAGGCTATAACGAAAAAGGATACATCGAATACGACACGTATGTTAAAGTAGGCTTTTGTGATCCGATCATTGCAAAACAGATTGTTGTTGTAGAATCCTGTAATCCGGGTGCCATTACATCCATTACCGTAATAGAAGCGAGCGGAAATACGTCAAGAGTATACAACAAGAAGGCAGAGACGTGCGCGGAAAAATCACGTGTGCTAAGCATTCCGCTGAAGCGTATCAAGACGCCTGTTGTTGCGTTATTGATTACCACGTCCGGAAAAGGTTCAAAAGGATGGAACTACATAGACGCTATTGGCGTAGCTTCTACAGAAGAGCCGGTAGATGTATCCATTAATCTTAGCAAGGATGTTGCACTCATCGGAAACTCAACACCGCTGGGCGATGAAATCAACACAAAGTATACGGAATCCTATCCCATCATTTCTTCCGATGGGGAAATTTTATATTTTGCCCGTCTCGGCGACCCAAAGAATATCGGGAACCCGGAAAAAACAGATATCTGGTATTCCAACAGAACCGCTGACGGAAAGTGGAGTCATGCACAGAATATCGGGAAGCCTTTGAATAATGAAGGACACAATTTTGTAAGTTCAATGACACCCGATGTAAATACATTATTAATAGCAAATACCTACAAACCCGATGGTTCCTCGCTGGGCGACGGCGTTTCGGTAACCAATCATACTTCTTCAGGGTGGGAATTACCCACACAGGTAAACCTGAAAGAATTTGAAAACCTGAATCAATACACGTCTTATTTTTTAGCCGCCGATGGAAAAACCATGCTGATGGGTATTCAAATGAAAGACTCATATGGTGATCTGGATTTATATGTAAGCTTTAGAAATGCAGACAAATCCTGGACGAAGCCAATGAACCTGGGCAGAACGGTAAATACGTTTCAGTCTGAAGCAACACCGTTTTTAGCTTCCGATGGAAAAACATTATACTTCGGCTCAACAGGACACATGGGATATGGCGGTTATGATATTTTTATGAGCAAACGCTTGGATGATACCTGGAAAAACTGGAGCAAGCCAATTAATCTGGGCCCAAAGATCAATACCGATGCCGGCGAGTTAGGATTTTCCGTGCCGGCTTCAGGAGATGTAGCGTACACGTATGCATGGAGAAATGAAGTCTATCATTCGGACATATACGTTGTTGCGTTATCACCTTCGGTTAAACCTGAACCGGTTACAATAATTTCCGGCCGTGTTCTTGACGCAAAAACAGGGAAGCCACTCGGCGCAAAAATTGAATACGATATTCTGGCTACCGGTGTGAACACAGGTATTGCCAATTCCAACCCAACTACAGGCTCCTATAAAATTGTTTTGCCCGGAGGAAATACCTATGGCTACAGAGCACAGGTGCCAGGCTATTTTTCCGTAAATGAAAATATAACCATCGACGCTAAATCAACCTATACAGAAATTAAAGTTGATTTGTTGCTTGTGCCAATAGAATCGGGCCAGAAGGTAGAACTGAAAAATGTGTTTTTTCACCAAAGTACTCCCAATCTGATTGAAACGTCCTACCCGGAGTTAGACCGTATGGTAGAAGTGTTAAAAACAAATCCAACCGTACGTATAGAATTAGACGGGCATACAGATAACCAGGGCGATGCCGCGTTGAATTTAGCGCTGTCTGAAAAACGAGTAGAAACAGTTAAAGCGTATTTAGTGTCTAAAGGTATTGATAATAAACGTATTACAACAAGAGCTTTTGGTGGTACCAAGCCAATCGCGCCCAATAATACTGAAGAGAACAGAAAGAAAAACCGACGTGTAGAAATAATCATTCTTTAA
- the leuD gene encoding 3-isopropylmalate dehydratase small subunit gives MEKFITIKSTVVPLPIEDVDTDQIIPARFLKATTKEGFGKSLFCDWRYNQDGTPKADFVMNNPLYSGQILVAGKNFGCGSSREHAAWAIGDAGFRVVVSSFFADIFRGNALNNGILPVQVSDAFLKSIFDAVAANAKQELVVDLANQVISIAGTDLKESFVINEYKKTCLINGYDDIDYVLSIKDKIEAYEKTSKYLSLLA, from the coding sequence ATGGAAAAATTTATAACAATAAAATCAACTGTCGTTCCGCTTCCGATTGAAGATGTGGATACAGATCAAATTATACCTGCACGTTTTTTAAAGGCAACTACAAAAGAAGGTTTTGGCAAAAGCCTTTTCTGTGACTGGAGATACAATCAGGATGGCACGCCTAAAGCGGATTTCGTAATGAACAATCCGTTGTACAGCGGACAAATATTAGTAGCTGGTAAAAACTTCGGTTGCGGTTCTTCAAGAGAGCACGCTGCTTGGGCAATTGGCGATGCTGGTTTCCGCGTTGTGGTATCTTCTTTCTTTGCAGATATTTTCCGTGGTAACGCGTTAAACAATGGCATTCTTCCGGTACAGGTATCTGATGCTTTCTTAAAAAGCATTTTCGATGCCGTTGCAGCAAATGCAAAACAGGAATTGGTTGTTGATTTAGCAAACCAGGTAATCTCAATTGCCGGCACAGACTTGAAAGAAAGTTTTGTGATCAACGAATACAAAAAGACTTGTCTGATCAATGGGTACGATGATATCGATTATGTATTAAGCATCAAAGATAAGATCGAAGCGTACGAGAAGACATCAAAGTATTTGAGTCTTTTAGCTTAA
- a CDS encoding ArnT family glycosyltransferase yields the protein MPSQTFLRNYPYCLTALYAALYCILLAGVFGFAHKPWTDEEHFYFTILEFIKQPDLTTLKHYEEMSTPLPFILYGIWGWLFHSDLATLRIFSLLIAFATIFSAFYLFKKTGLSTFASFMCVFILSLNPYFIGVSFFVYTDMLCELFMIWAFISLIQHKVWLSCIFLLLAILCRQYMVFFIPVIAVCIFVKEKCVLNVSLIKKLLPLLIPVLGLGILFLFWGGASPDNKLKSLYMFQTFTFHGDAFTAYMAASIVYTFPLLIFSLREIQPRQIYITIPIATLWYLFFPVQGSQVAIESMIHIDTIGLVHKTTHLLPPVVEDGLWYVLFVTACFVFVNAFEKAIKNYRSLTCLVCSSWLFFILTMCLSYLTWEKYLLPILPMLLVYGGLLSDKFYLKQFDRIGK from the coding sequence ATGCCGTCACAAACGTTTCTTCGGAATTATCCATACTGTCTTACTGCTTTATATGCAGCGCTATATTGTATACTGCTGGCAGGTGTATTCGGGTTTGCACATAAACCGTGGACAGACGAAGAACATTTTTATTTTACAATACTCGAATTTATCAAACAGCCTGATTTAACTACCTTAAAGCATTATGAGGAAATGTCTACTCCGCTACCCTTTATTCTATATGGAATTTGGGGCTGGCTGTTTCATTCAGACTTAGCAACGCTGCGCATATTTTCTTTACTGATTGCTTTTGCAACCATATTCTCTGCCTTTTATTTATTTAAAAAAACAGGGCTAAGCACATTTGCTTCCTTCATGTGCGTTTTTATACTCAGTCTTAATCCGTATTTTATAGGCGTAAGCTTTTTTGTTTACACCGATATGCTGTGCGAATTATTTATGATATGGGCATTTATTTCGCTTATTCAACACAAGGTATGGTTATCCTGTATTTTTCTGTTGCTGGCTATTCTGTGCAGGCAATACATGGTTTTTTTTATTCCGGTAATTGCTGTCTGTATTTTTGTTAAAGAAAAATGTGTGCTGAACGTTTCACTGATAAAAAAATTGCTTCCTCTTTTAATCCCTGTACTTGGCTTGGGTATCCTCTTCCTGTTTTGGGGCGGTGCCAGTCCGGATAACAAATTAAAATCCTTATATATGTTTCAGACGTTTACTTTTCACGGCGATGCATTCACCGCTTATATGGCTGCCAGTATCGTTTATACATTTCCGTTACTAATATTTTCATTACGTGAAATACAGCCGCGACAGATATATATAACCATACCCATTGCAACGCTTTGGTATCTGTTCTTCCCTGTTCAAGGCTCTCAGGTTGCTATTGAATCTATGATACACATTGATACCATTGGTTTGGTGCATAAAACTACACACCTGCTGCCGCCTGTTGTAGAAGATGGGCTTTGGTATGTTTTATTTGTTACTGCGTGTTTTGTATTTGTCAACGCGTTTGAAAAAGCGATAAAAAATTACCGGTCGCTTACCTGCTTAGTATGCAGCAGCTGGCTGTTCTTTATCTTAACAATGTGTCTTTCTTATTTAACGTGGGAAAAATACCTGCTTCCGATATTGCCGATGTTATTGGTATACGGAGGATTGCTGTCCGATAAATTTTATTTAAAACAATTCGATCGAATAGGTAAATAA
- a CDS encoding sigma 54-interacting transcriptional regulator: protein MKYDMKKIRTLGQLKAAGYKSKSVKEEMRDNLIDALKKKHNPFTGIKGFEDSVIPQLQTAILAKHNIILLGLRGQAKTRIARMMTHLLDEYMPVVAFSELNDDPLKPLSRFAKDAIDEDGDSTPIQWVHRSERYTEKLATPDVSVSDLIGDVDPIKAASLKLTYADERVIHYGLIPRSHRGIFVINELPDLQARIQVALFNMLQEGDIQIRGFKLRLPLDIQFVFTANPEDYTNRGSIVTPLKDRIDSQILTHYPKTIEISKEITAQEANISAHQRKHVNIDDLLSILIEEIAFQARQSEFVDQKSGVSARMTISAMENLFSYAERRMLINGEKHTCARLSDLYAVIPSITGKVELVYEGELEGIANVAYFLIGKAIRSEFTHLFPNPEKLKKDKKKENIYAPIISWFGEGNKIDILNEMTQEAYEKTLLSIPGLKGLVEKHVPAASAEQQLLLMEFVLNGLAEFSQLSKNKLDQEMQFKDLVGSMFDVNKPSEDDDEDEQGDDFGFSNN from the coding sequence ATGAAGTACGACATGAAAAAAATCCGCACACTGGGCCAGTTAAAGGCGGCGGGTTATAAATCAAAAAGTGTAAAAGAAGAGATGCGTGATAATTTGATCGACGCATTAAAAAAGAAACACAATCCGTTTACAGGTATAAAAGGTTTTGAAGACTCTGTTATTCCTCAGCTGCAAACTGCTATTCTTGCAAAGCATAATATTATTTTACTTGGTTTGCGCGGACAGGCAAAGACGCGTATTGCACGAATGATGACGCATCTGCTGGATGAATACATGCCGGTGGTTGCTTTTTCAGAATTGAATGACGATCCGTTGAAACCATTGTCGCGTTTCGCAAAAGATGCAATCGATGAAGATGGCGACAGCACTCCTATTCAATGGGTACACAGAAGTGAGCGTTATACAGAGAAATTGGCGACGCCGGATGTTTCGGTTTCGGATCTGATCGGTGATGTAGACCCGATCAAAGCAGCTTCTTTAAAATTAACCTATGCCGATGAACGTGTGATTCACTATGGCTTGATTCCACGTTCGCACAGAGGAATTTTTGTAATCAACGAATTGCCCGATCTGCAAGCGCGTATACAAGTGGCATTGTTCAACATGCTGCAGGAAGGTGACATCCAGATTCGTGGTTTTAAATTACGGTTGCCGCTTGATATACAATTTGTATTTACCGCCAATCCGGAAGACTATACAAACCGCGGTTCTATTGTAACGCCATTGAAGGACCGGATTGATTCTCAGATATTGACGCACTATCCTAAAACCATTGAGATCTCTAAAGAGATCACGGCCCAGGAAGCAAACATCAGCGCGCATCAGCGCAAGCATGTAAACATTGACGATCTGTTAAGTATCCTTATTGAAGAGATTGCTTTTCAGGCGCGCCAGAGTGAATTTGTGGATCAGAAAAGCGGTGTGTCTGCGCGTATGACAATTTCGGCGATGGAGAATTTATTCAGTTATGCCGAACGCCGCATGCTCATTAACGGAGAGAAACATACATGCGCACGTCTTTCAGATCTGTATGCTGTAATACCATCTATTACAGGCAAAGTTGAATTGGTGTACGAAGGGGAACTGGAAGGTATTGCTAATGTTGCGTATTTCCTGATCGGCAAAGCCATTCGTTCAGAATTCACGCATCTTTTTCCTAACCCTGAAAAGCTGAAGAAGGATAAGAAAAAAGAAAATATTTATGCACCCATCATCTCCTGGTTTGGTGAAGGAAATAAAATAGATATCCTAAACGAAATGACGCAGGAGGCGTATGAGAAAACCCTGCTGTCAATACCGGGCTTGAAAGGGTTGGTTGAGAAACATGTTCCTGCCGCTTCTGCGGAACAGCAATTGTTATTGATGGAATTCGTGTTGAACGGACTGGCGGAGTTTTCTCAGTTAAGCAAAAACAAACTGGACCAGGAAATGCAGTTTAAGGATTTAGTCGGCTCTATGTTTGATGTGAACAAACCAAGTGAAGATGACGACGAGGATGAGCAAGGTGATGATTTTGGATTCAGCAATAATTAA
- a CDS encoding aldose 1-epimerase family protein, giving the protein MNQIIENAFVKVEVSPHGAELQSIFNKQFHLEYLWQGDPAVWPRKAPVLFPIVGKVKDNQYTISGKTYSLSQHGFARDNAFTLVSATDTTLVYRLTHSEDSFKNFPYEFELDISYSIEHSILKVAYKIHNSSGTSDLYYSIGAHPGFRCPLVEGETFEDYYLEFEKAEKLNRVLLDGGLRGDQTEPVPLTNNKLPLSVNLFGSKDAIVVSGLHSERISLKSNKSVHGLHFDYKNYPWFGIWSKPGPFVCLEPWMGVADDIHAAGDFIKKESIQFLQPKAEALFTYSIELF; this is encoded by the coding sequence ATGAACCAGATCATTGAGAATGCATTTGTAAAAGTAGAAGTATCACCGCATGGTGCAGAATTACAAAGTATTTTTAATAAGCAATTTCACCTTGAATACCTTTGGCAGGGTGATCCTGCGGTTTGGCCCCGCAAAGCCCCTGTATTATTTCCAATTGTTGGTAAAGTAAAAGATAATCAGTATACCATTAGCGGCAAAACATATAGTTTGTCACAGCATGGTTTCGCACGCGACAATGCATTTACATTAGTTTCTGCAACAGATACAACTCTTGTATATCGGTTAACCCATAGCGAAGATTCGTTCAAAAATTTCCCCTACGAATTTGAATTGGATATTAGTTACTCCATCGAACATTCAATACTGAAAGTAGCTTATAAAATACACAATTCTTCGGGTACAAGTGACTTATACTATTCAATAGGCGCACACCCGGGCTTCCGCTGCCCGCTGGTGGAAGGAGAAACATTTGAAGACTATTATTTAGAATTTGAAAAGGCTGAAAAACTAAACCGTGTTCTGCTAGACGGCGGTTTACGTGGCGATCAAACAGAACCTGTTCCGCTTACGAATAATAAACTTCCGTTATCCGTTAACTTGTTTGGTTCCAAAGATGCAATCGTTGTGTCAGGATTACATTCAGAACGTATTTCATTAAAGTCAAATAAGTCTGTACACGGCTTACATTTTGATTACAAAAATTATCCCTGGTTTGGCATTTGGTCAAAGCCAGGTCCGTTTGTCTGCTTAGAGCCATGGATGGGTGTTGCAGATGATATACACGCTGCTGGAGATTTTATCAAAAAAGAAAGCATTCAATTTTTACAGCCAAAAGCAGAAGCTTTATTTACCTATTCGATCGAATTGTTTTAA
- a CDS encoding vWA domain-containing protein, translating into MIGNRFSTYVPPPAQEKGFGGLNKIFLHLLQLTNGDVSETLTWMNELDQQYKFTDPSYGMGDFINDLKENGFITDVPGSGNIPQPTSKTEQSIRKSALEEIFGKLKKNSVGNHKTTKSGLGDEFNSESRPFQFGDTLDSIDMTSSIHNAQINHGIDEFKLYDEDLSVREREHKSSSSTVLMIDISHSMILYGEDRITPAKKVAMALAELIKIKYPKDTLDIIVFGDDAWPVELRDLPFLQVGPYHTNTYAGLELAMDILRRRKTSNKQIFMITDGKPTCIKEHGRYYKNSFGLDRKVITKTMNMAAQCRRLKIPITTFMIARDPYLQQFVREFTQTNNGKAFYSGLDGLGDFVFEDYIKNRKKNIR; encoded by the coding sequence ATGATTGGAAATCGTTTCTCGACATATGTGCCGCCGCCCGCTCAGGAAAAAGGGTTTGGCGGACTAAATAAAATATTTCTGCATTTGCTTCAGCTTACTAATGGTGATGTTTCTGAGACACTTACCTGGATGAATGAACTGGATCAGCAATACAAATTTACAGACCCTTCGTACGGAATGGGTGATTTTATCAATGACCTGAAAGAAAATGGATTTATTACCGATGTTCCCGGAAGCGGCAATATTCCTCAGCCTACTTCAAAAACAGAGCAAAGTATCCGCAAATCTGCGTTGGAAGAAATTTTCGGAAAGCTGAAAAAGAACTCCGTTGGAAACCACAAGACAACAAAAAGCGGCCTTGGCGACGAATTCAATTCCGAATCCAGGCCGTTTCAATTTGGCGATACGCTGGATTCCATAGACATGACTTCTTCTATTCACAATGCACAGATCAATCACGGCATCGATGAATTTAAATTATACGATGAAGATCTCAGTGTTCGCGAGCGTGAACATAAATCTTCCAGCTCAACGGTTTTAATGATCGACATTTCACACTCCATGATTTTATATGGAGAAGACCGCATTACGCCTGCTAAAAAAGTAGCCATGGCATTGGCGGAACTAATTAAAATAAAATACCCCAAAGACACCCTGGATATTATCGTTTTTGGAGACGATGCCTGGCCGGTTGAACTCAGGGATCTTCCCTTTCTGCAGGTTGGACCTTACCATACCAATACCTATGCGGGACTGGAGCTGGCTATGGATATTCTGCGCAGAAGAAAGACATCCAACAAACAGATTTTCATGATCACGGATGGCAAGCCTACCTGTATCAAAGAACACGGGAGATATTATAAAAACAGTTTTGGTCTGGACCGGAAAGTAATTACAAAAACGATGAACATGGCTGCGCAATGTCGCAGATTAAAAATCCCGATTACAACGTTTATGATTGCCCGTGACCCATACTTACAGCAATTCGTGCGTGAGTTTACCCAAACCAATAATGGCAAGGCTTTTTATAGCGGCCTTGATGGTTTGGGTGATTTTGTTTTTGAAGATTACATAAAAAACAGGAAAAAGAATATTCGCTAA
- a CDS encoding TerC family protein, giving the protein MFDAFLTLDGWMSLLTLTIMEIVLGIDNVIFISIISDKLNIDIQSKARFIGLSGALIIRIILLSFITYLVGMDESIFTLFDIGFSWRDLILIAGGLFLVYKSTSEIYEKMEGHVEIHEEKINRGLSTAVMQIILLDVVFSFDSILTAVGLSNHIEIMVIAVVISMIVMLVFAKTISDFINKHPSVKVLALAFLLMIGILLIAEGFDQHVPKGYIYFSMFFSLLVEAINMYSNKRNKTRENIEKAIEEEQQKIEEEQELPKK; this is encoded by the coding sequence ATGTTTGATGCGTTTTTAACACTTGATGGCTGGATGAGCTTACTCACCCTTACGATCATGGAAATTGTACTCGGGATTGATAATGTTATTTTTATATCGATTATATCAGATAAACTAAATATTGATATCCAGTCTAAAGCTAGGTTTATCGGACTGTCGGGTGCATTAATTATTCGTATTATTTTACTGTCCTTTATTACCTATCTGGTAGGAATGGATGAGTCTATTTTTACATTATTTGATATAGGATTCAGCTGGAGAGATTTGATTTTAATTGCCGGTGGTCTATTCCTTGTCTATAAAAGTACAAGTGAGATTTACGAAAAGATGGAAGGCCATGTAGAGATTCACGAAGAGAAAATTAACCGCGGCTTAAGCACTGCCGTTATGCAGATCATTCTCTTAGATGTTGTATTTTCTTTCGATTCAATTCTTACCGCGGTAGGTTTATCCAATCACATCGAAATCATGGTAATTGCCGTGGTTATTTCAATGATTGTAATGTTGGTGTTTGCAAAAACAATCAGTGACTTTATTAATAAGCATCCTTCCGTTAAAGTACTTGCACTGGCATTTTTATTGATGATCGGTATTCTGCTTATTGCAGAGGGCTTTGATCAGCATGTTCCAAAAGGCTATATATATTTTTCTATGTTCTTTTCTTTATTGGTTGAAGCAATTAATATGTATTCAAACAAACGGAACAAGACCAGAGAGAATATAGAAAAGGCAATTGAAGAGGAACAGCAGAAAATAGAGGAAGAGCAGGAACTGCCGAAAAAATAA
- a CDS encoding 2-isopropylmalate synthase, which yields MGKRIFVFDTTLRDGEQVPGCQLNTEEKIIVAKALDELGVDVIEAGFPVSSPGDFNSVVEITKAVTRPTICALTRAKEADINIAGEALRFAKRSRIHTGIGSSDIHIEHKLRSTRENILEMAVAAVKQAKKVVHEVEFFCEDAGRADQAFLARMVEAVIEAGADVVNIPDTTGYMLPWQYGERIKYLMDNVSNIDKAILSAHCHNDLGLATANSLAALQNGARQVECTINGIGERAGNTALEEVVMAMECHKETLGLETGINHKKLVPISHLVSTLMRMQVQSNKAIVGRNAFAHSSGIHQDGFLKHRETYEIIDPAAVGADSSSIILTARSGRAALNHRLATIGYMLSKDQLDQAYTQFLDMADHLRKVEDENLHELMRGKVYAK from the coding sequence ATGGGAAAGAGAATTTTCGTTTTCGACACAACACTTAGAGATGGTGAACAGGTCCCTGGTTGTCAATTGAACACTGAGGAAAAAATCATCGTTGCGAAAGCGTTGGACGAATTAGGTGTCGACGTAATCGAAGCAGGTTTCCCGGTTTCAAGCCCAGGAGACTTTAATTCAGTTGTAGAAATTACCAAAGCAGTAACGCGCCCTACTATTTGCGCACTTACACGTGCCAAAGAAGCGGACATCAATATTGCCGGTGAAGCCCTGCGTTTTGCAAAGCGCAGCCGTATTCATACAGGTATTGGCAGTTCGGATATTCATATTGAACATAAACTTCGTTCTACCCGTGAAAACATTCTTGAAATGGCTGTAGCTGCTGTAAAGCAAGCGAAGAAGGTTGTTCATGAAGTTGAGTTCTTCTGCGAAGATGCAGGCCGCGCAGATCAGGCATTCCTTGCACGTATGGTTGAAGCGGTAATTGAAGCAGGTGCAGACGTAGTAAACATTCCCGATACAACAGGCTATATGTTGCCATGGCAGTATGGTGAGCGTATCAAATATTTGATGGACAATGTATCAAATATTGATAAAGCTATTTTATCTGCGCATTGCCACAACGATTTAGGGTTGGCAACAGCTAATTCTCTTGCAGCCTTACAAAACGGTGCACGTCAGGTTGAATGTACAATCAACGGTATCGGTGAACGTGCCGGTAATACAGCACTTGAAGAAGTAGTAATGGCGATGGAATGTCACAAAGAGACGTTAGGCCTTGAGACAGGAATCAATCATAAGAAATTGGTTCCGATCAGTCATTTGGTATCCACGTTGATGCGTATGCAGGTTCAATCAAACAAAGCAATTGTTGGCAGAAATGCATTTGCACACTCTTCAGGTATTCACCAGGATGGTTTCTTAAAGCACCGTGAAACATACGAGATCATTGATCCGGCTGCTGTTGGAGCAGATTCTTCTTCGATCATTCTTACTGCACGCAGCGGACGTGCAGCATTGAATCACCGTTTGGCAACAATCGGTTACATGTTGTCTAAAGATCAATTGGATCAGGCATATACACAGTTCCTGGATATGGCCGATCATTTGAGAAAAGTCGAAGACGAAAACTTACACGAATTAATGCGTGGTAAAGTTTACGCGAAATAA